A window of the Chryseobacterium arthrosphaerae genome harbors these coding sequences:
- a CDS encoding DUF3817 domain-containing protein, with amino-acid sequence MNFIEKFFSKYPQEKIIRWFKQICLAEAISCVLLYCVAMIWIRYDENLYSIIFISVIGSLHGLFFTLYLLLCLPARKIYHWDDEDFVFALLAAFFPFATVWVDKKLAQFDRE; translated from the coding sequence ATGAACTTCATCGAAAAATTTTTCTCAAAATATCCTCAGGAAAAAATCATCAGATGGTTTAAGCAAATTTGTCTTGCAGAAGCTATTTCTTGTGTATTACTCTATTGTGTAGCCATGATCTGGATCCGTTATGATGAGAATCTGTATTCTATTATTTTCATCAGCGTTATTGGCAGCTTACACGGATTATTTTTTACGCTTTATCTTTTACTCTGCCTTCCTGCCAGAAAAATTTATCATTGGGATGATGAAGATTTTGTGTTTGCCTTACTCGCTGCATTTTTCCCTTTTGCAACGGTTTGGGTAGATAAAAAGCTGGCCCAATTCGACAGAGAATAA
- the nadD gene encoding nicotinate (nicotinamide) nucleotide adenylyltransferase, producing the protein MKKIGLFFGSFNPIHIGHLILANYILENSDMDELWFVVSPQNPFKDKKSLLKDHNRLDMVQLAVKNYPNMRASNVEFSLPKPSYTIDTLTYLHEKHPDYSFSLIMGEDNLESLHKWKNSDILIENHHIIVYPRVFEGEKKDSEYLQHDNISLIKAPVIELSATEIRTMIKEGKNVRPMLPPEVFDYLDGSSFYK; encoded by the coding sequence ATGAAAAAAATCGGTTTATTTTTCGGGTCTTTCAACCCTATTCATATCGGGCATCTTATTCTGGCCAATTATATTCTGGAAAATTCTGATATGGATGAGCTTTGGTTTGTAGTAAGCCCGCAAAACCCTTTTAAGGATAAAAAATCTCTGCTGAAAGACCACAACAGACTGGATATGGTGCAGCTTGCCGTAAAGAACTACCCCAATATGAGGGCTTCCAATGTAGAGTTTTCTTTACCGAAACCCAGTTACACGATCGACACCCTTACTTACCTTCATGAAAAACATCCGGACTATTCTTTCAGCCTGATCATGGGCGAAGATAACCTGGAGAGTCTTCACAAGTGGAAAAATTCTGATATTCTGATCGAAAACCACCATATCATTGTGTATCCCAGAGTTTTTGAAGGTGAAAAAAAGGACTCCGAATATTTACAGCACGACAATATTTCCCTGATCAAGGCTCCTGTGATAGAGCTTTCTGCTACAGAGATCCGTACTATGATAAAAGAAGGGAAAAATGTAAGACCTATGCTGCCTCCCGAAGTTTTTGACTATTTGGACGGAAGCAGTTTTTACAAGTAA
- the recJ gene encoding single-stranded-DNA-specific exonuclease RecJ: protein MSQKWIYKPEPDEEIVDGLSSSLGFGTFESKLLVLRGIDNYQKAREFFKPNLNDIHNPFLMADMQKAVERIATAIENGEKILVYGDYDVDGTTAVALMYLYLSKIVEKKYLDYYIPDRNSEGYGISTEGIDFAKENGFSLIIALDCGIKAIDMINYASDLGIDFIICDHHLPGEEIPDAAAVLDPKRSDCRYPFKELSGCGVGFKLCQGLNTIYKIPEAELFELTDLLAISIAADIVSMTGENRVLAKMGLKTLRKTRNLGLRLLIPEDKLSHFEISNIVFEIAPKINAAGRISHGKAAVELMVSDNLKHANQIVNDIMNLNDERRELDMNSTLSALNQIIESQQETKHTTIVYHPEWNKGVIGIVASRLIETYYKPTLVFTDGNNGEMVASARSVSDFDVHEALDMCSEYFLKFGGHHAAAGLSMEKEKFAAFKEKFERIVSEKIQEHQKEPSISIDTEISIDEINREFINFHRKLAPFGPHNMKPIFTLTNQKLSGYVKTMGKDNNHLKFYIKQESTGRNIECVGFKLGQFVEDFKNKNFDLAFTLEENHWKGNVTHYLNIKDVKFRD, encoded by the coding sequence ATGAGTCAAAAATGGATTTATAAGCCCGAACCCGATGAGGAAATTGTGGACGGACTAAGTTCGTCACTTGGTTTTGGTACTTTTGAATCTAAACTTCTCGTTCTAAGAGGAATTGACAATTATCAGAAGGCGAGAGAATTTTTCAAACCAAACCTTAACGATATACACAACCCGTTTTTAATGGCAGATATGCAAAAAGCTGTAGAGCGTATTGCAACAGCTATTGAAAATGGTGAAAAAATACTGGTATATGGCGATTATGATGTGGACGGAACCACAGCAGTTGCCCTGATGTACCTATATCTCAGCAAAATTGTTGAGAAAAAATACCTGGATTACTATATCCCTGACAGAAATTCTGAAGGATACGGGATTTCTACGGAAGGAATTGATTTTGCCAAAGAAAACGGCTTTTCATTGATCATCGCCCTGGACTGCGGAATAAAAGCCATTGATATGATCAATTATGCTTCTGATCTTGGCATTGATTTCATTATCTGTGACCATCACCTTCCGGGAGAAGAAATTCCTGATGCCGCTGCAGTTCTTGACCCTAAAAGAAGTGACTGCCGCTATCCTTTTAAGGAGCTTTCAGGATGTGGTGTGGGCTTTAAACTCTGCCAGGGTCTGAATACCATCTATAAAATTCCGGAAGCGGAATTGTTTGAGCTTACAGATCTTCTTGCGATTTCGATTGCAGCTGATATTGTCTCCATGACAGGAGAAAACAGGGTTCTGGCAAAAATGGGATTAAAAACACTCAGAAAGACCAGAAATCTTGGATTGCGACTGTTGATTCCGGAGGATAAACTTTCTCATTTTGAAATTTCCAATATTGTTTTTGAGATTGCTCCCAAAATCAACGCTGCAGGAAGGATCTCACATGGTAAAGCTGCTGTAGAGCTTATGGTTTCTGATAACCTGAAACATGCCAACCAGATCGTGAATGACATCATGAATCTCAATGATGAAAGACGTGAACTGGATATGAATTCTACCCTTTCTGCTTTAAACCAGATCATAGAATCCCAGCAGGAAACCAAACATACCACTATTGTTTACCATCCTGAATGGAATAAAGGGGTCATTGGTATTGTAGCTTCCAGACTTATTGAAACTTACTATAAACCTACTCTCGTGTTTACTGATGGTAACAACGGAGAAATGGTGGCTTCTGCCAGATCCGTTTCTGATTTTGACGTACATGAAGCGCTTGATATGTGTTCGGAATACTTCCTTAAATTCGGAGGGCACCATGCTGCGGCAGGGCTTTCAATGGAAAAAGAGAAGTTTGCTGCATTCAAAGAAAAGTTTGAGAGAATAGTTTCTGAAAAAATCCAGGAACATCAGAAGGAACCTTCTATCAGTATTGATACCGAAATCAGCATTGATGAAATCAACAGGGAGTTTATCAACTTCCACCGGAAGCTGGCTCCTTTCGGACCTCATAATATGAAACCTATCTTCACATTGACGAATCAGAAGCTTTCCGGCTATGTAAAGACAATGGGAAAAGACAATAATCACCTGAAATTTTATATAAAACAGGAATCTACAGGAAGAAATATAGAATGCGTGGGCTTCAAGCTGGGGCAATTTGTTGAAGATTTTAAAAATAAAAATTTCGACCTTGCTTTTACCCTTGAGGAAAATCACTGGAAAGGCAATGTAACGCATTATCTTAATATCAAAGATGTAAAATTCAGAGATTGA
- a CDS encoding M48 family metallopeptidase: protein MKKITVCLMLLGAMHSISAQKINLGKAAGIVSNGAKALTFTNEDAIKLSKESVDWMDKNNPVASAKDPYTVRLNKLFGKHKSQDGLNLNYKVYKVKDINAFACADGSVRVFSSLMDIMTDNELLAVIGHEIGHVKNQDTKDAMKSAYLKAAALDASSSASSAVATLNDSQVGKMANAFLDASHSKKQESEADTYSYDFMKANKYDVVGAYTAFKKLALLSQGSTQTGFEKMFNSHPDSEKRAQAIKKRAEKDGLWKDPGTVAIPTTKLTK from the coding sequence ATGAAAAAAATTACTGTATGCCTTATGTTATTGGGGGCAATGCATTCGATCAGCGCCCAGAAAATTAACCTCGGCAAAGCAGCCGGAATAGTTTCCAATGGAGCAAAAGCTTTAACATTTACCAACGAAGATGCCATTAAGCTATCCAAAGAATCAGTAGATTGGATGGATAAAAACAATCCTGTAGCCAGCGCAAAAGATCCGTATACTGTAAGATTGAATAAACTGTTCGGAAAGCACAAATCTCAGGACGGACTGAATCTGAATTACAAAGTGTATAAAGTAAAGGATATTAATGCTTTTGCCTGTGCAGACGGAAGTGTACGTGTATTTTCTTCACTGATGGATATCATGACGGATAACGAATTGCTGGCTGTCATAGGTCACGAGATTGGTCACGTTAAGAATCAGGATACCAAAGATGCCATGAAATCAGCTTATCTGAAAGCGGCAGCATTGGATGCGTCATCATCTGCGTCATCAGCAGTAGCTACCCTTAATGATAGCCAGGTCGGGAAAATGGCTAATGCATTCTTAGATGCTTCTCACAGCAAAAAGCAGGAATCTGAGGCAGATACCTATTCCTATGATTTCATGAAAGCTAACAAATATGATGTAGTTGGAGCGTATACTGCTTTCAAAAAACTAGCATTGCTTTCACAGGGAAGTACACAGACCGGTTTTGAGAAAATGTTTAATTCTCACCCGGATAGTGAAAAAAGAGCTCAGGCGATCAAAAAAAGAGCCGAAAAAGACGGTTTATGGAAAGACCCGGGAACGGTAGCTATTCCAACCACGAAACTTACAAAATAA
- a CDS encoding ABC-F family ATP-binding cassette domain-containing protein has protein sequence MLTVSNLSLQFGKRVLFDEVNIMFTKGNCYGIIGANGAGKSTFLKILTGKQDPTTGNVSLEPGKRMSVLEQDHFAYDQYTVLEAVLRGNKKLFEIKEEMDALYAKEDFSDEDGIKAGELGVIYDEMGGWTAESDAQTMLSNVGISDDMHWQLMSELENKDKVKVLLAQALFGNPDVLILDEPTNDLDIDTISWLEDFLADYENTVIVVSHDRHFLDTVCTHIGDLDYSKLNLYTGNYSFWYQASQLATRQRAQANKKAEEKKKELQDFIARFSSNVAKAKQATARKKMIDKLNIDDIKPSSRRYPAIIFEMEREAGDQILDVKGLEKTKDGELLFSNIDLNLKKGDKVAVLSKNSLAITEFFEILAGNVEADKGTVAWGVTTTQSHMPLDNTKFFQEDQSLVDWLRQFTKNDEERHEEFVRGFLGRMLFSGDEALKSCKVLSGGEKMRCMFSRMMLQKANVLLLDEPTNHLDLESITTLNNSLSNFKGNILLASHDHEMLSTVCNRIIELTPTGIIDREMTYDEYLADKKVKELREKMYS, from the coding sequence ATGTTAACAGTATCTAACTTATCTTTACAATTCGGGAAAAGAGTTCTTTTTGACGAGGTAAATATTATGTTTACCAAAGGAAACTGCTACGGAATTATCGGAGCAAACGGAGCGGGAAAGTCCACATTCCTTAAAATATTAACAGGAAAGCAGGATCCGACAACAGGTAACGTATCTCTGGAACCAGGGAAAAGAATGTCAGTTTTGGAGCAGGATCACTTTGCTTATGATCAGTATACTGTTCTTGAAGCTGTTTTAAGAGGTAATAAGAAATTATTCGAAATAAAAGAGGAAATGGATGCGTTATACGCAAAAGAAGATTTCTCTGATGAAGATGGGATTAAAGCCGGTGAACTTGGTGTAATCTATGATGAAATGGGAGGATGGACTGCAGAATCTGATGCACAGACCATGCTTTCAAACGTAGGAATTTCTGATGATATGCACTGGCAGCTGATGAGTGAACTTGAGAACAAAGACAAAGTAAAAGTTCTTTTGGCACAGGCACTTTTCGGAAACCCAGACGTATTGATTCTGGATGAGCCTACCAACGACCTTGACATTGATACCATCTCTTGGCTGGAGGATTTCCTTGCTGATTATGAAAATACCGTAATCGTAGTATCTCACGACCGTCACTTCCTTGATACAGTTTGTACGCACATTGGAGACCTTGATTACTCTAAACTTAACCTTTATACCGGTAACTACTCTTTCTGGTATCAGGCTTCCCAGCTAGCAACAAGACAGAGAGCTCAGGCCAATAAAAAAGCAGAAGAAAAGAAAAAGGAACTTCAGGACTTCATTGCAAGATTCAGCTCAAACGTAGCGAAAGCTAAACAGGCTACTGCAAGAAAGAAAATGATCGACAAATTGAATATTGACGATATCAAACCATCTTCAAGAAGATATCCTGCCATTATTTTTGAAATGGAAAGAGAGGCTGGAGACCAGATCCTTGATGTAAAAGGTCTTGAGAAAACAAAAGATGGCGAATTATTATTCTCTAATATCGACTTAAACCTTAAAAAAGGGGATAAAGTAGCAGTGCTTTCCAAAAACTCTTTAGCGATCACAGAATTCTTCGAAATTTTAGCCGGAAACGTTGAAGCAGACAAAGGTACTGTTGCGTGGGGAGTTACAACGACTCAATCTCATATGCCACTGGATAACACAAAGTTCTTCCAGGAAGATCAAAGTCTTGTAGACTGGCTGAGACAATTCACTAAAAATGATGAAGAGCGTCACGAAGAATTTGTAAGAGGATTCTTAGGAAGAATGCTATTCTCCGGTGATGAAGCGTTGAAGTCTTGTAAAGTACTTTCCGGAGGTGAAAAAATGAGATGTATGTTCAGCAGAATGATGCTTCAGAAAGCTAATGTTCTTTTATTAGACGAACCTACCAACCACTTAGACCTTGAAAGTATCACCACTTTGAACAACTCATTATCCAACTTCAAAGGAAATATTTTACTGGCATCTCATGACCACGAAATGCTATCAACAGTCTGTAACAGGATCATCGAACTGACTCCTACCGGAATCATCGACAGAGAAATGACTTATGACGAATACCTTGCTGATAAAAAAGTAAAGGAATTAAGAGAAAAAATGTATTCTTAA
- the smpB gene encoding SsrA-binding protein SmpB, translating into MKIEKTVSILNKRARFEYEILEEYEAGMVLTGTEIKSLRSSKASITESFCQFIDGELYIINMMIDEYKLGTFYNHKTKRERKLLLHKKELQKLEKKLKDAGNTIIPLKLYITDRGKAKVLIALGRGKKLFDKREAIKDRENKRNLDRILKKS; encoded by the coding sequence ATGAAGATTGAGAAAACAGTTAGCATATTAAACAAAAGAGCCCGCTTTGAATATGAAATTCTTGAAGAATATGAAGCCGGAATGGTTTTGACGGGTACAGAAATAAAATCTTTACGTTCTTCCAAAGCATCCATCACAGAATCCTTCTGTCAGTTTATTGATGGGGAATTATATATCATTAATATGATGATTGATGAATATAAATTAGGAACTTTTTACAACCATAAAACAAAAAGGGAACGGAAATTGCTCTTGCACAAAAAAGAATTGCAAAAACTTGAAAAAAAGTTAAAGGATGCAGGGAATACGATTATACCTTTGAAATTATATATCACTGACCGGGGTAAGGCAAAGGTGCTGATAGCACTGGGTAGAGGGAAAAAGCTTTTCGATAAAAGAGAGGCGATAAAAGATAGAGAAAATAAACGGAACCTGGACAGAATATTAAAGAAAAGTTAA
- a CDS encoding OmpA family protein, which translates to MKNLKLGISALALTVASTVFAQTTNNPWLIGVGAHAENHVAARSTFGNTFSAKNLTKNMFNMNNFSITPPLSKLTVARNIGKGLVIDWQTSVGNVENKRFNMGKEFFLMTGLGFQAHAAGLLWNEESWFDPYLRVGANYLRHDYTALTFPRTSVDDNGNPIEYVTNGKDGNENGKANHFALATGAGANFWVTKNFGLGIQGDYVSTPGDKSTVANFWQASASILFRFGNRDRDKDGILDKDDLCPDTPGLPEFQGCPDTDGDGVPDKDDQCPEVAGPVENNGCPWPDTDGDGVIDKDDACPTVAGPAENNGCPWPDTDGDGILDKDDACPTVPGLPEYNGCPKPKDVIAKEATGALKDILFNFNKATIRPESNGKLDQAATIIKQSNDGTFLVTGHTDAKGAAAYNLKLSRERAAAVVAALETRGVSGTQLKSTGVGSRDAQVPAKASDAERMVDRKVVVEAVNGAAWDALKKSDLEVVEKKTVVKKAKKAPAKKKAPAKKKK; encoded by the coding sequence ATGAAAAATCTAAAATTAGGAATTTCAGCATTGGCGCTTACTGTCGCTTCTACTGTTTTCGCACAGACTACCAACAATCCGTGGTTGATCGGAGTTGGTGCTCACGCTGAAAACCACGTAGCAGCACGTTCTACGTTCGGTAATACGTTCTCTGCTAAAAATTTAACGAAAAATATGTTCAATATGAACAATTTTTCTATCACACCTCCATTATCTAAGTTAACAGTTGCTAGAAACATTGGAAAAGGTTTAGTAATCGACTGGCAAACTTCTGTTGGAAATGTTGAAAACAAAAGATTCAACATGGGGAAAGAATTTTTCCTAATGACAGGTCTTGGTTTCCAGGCTCACGCTGCAGGTCTTTTATGGAACGAAGAATCTTGGTTTGATCCATATTTAAGAGTTGGTGCTAACTATTTAAGACACGACTATACTGCACTTACTTTCCCAAGAACAAGTGTTGACGATAATGGTAACCCAATTGAGTATGTTACTAACGGAAAAGATGGTAACGAGAATGGTAAAGCTAACCACTTTGCTTTAGCTACAGGTGCTGGTGCTAACTTCTGGGTAACTAAGAACTTCGGTCTTGGTATTCAAGGAGATTATGTATCAACTCCAGGAGATAAATCTACAGTTGCTAACTTCTGGCAAGCTTCTGCTTCCATCTTATTCAGATTCGGAAACAGAGATAGAGATAAGGATGGTATCCTAGATAAAGATGATCTTTGTCCAGATACACCAGGTTTACCAGAATTCCAGGGATGTCCTGATACAGACGGTGACGGAGTTCCAGATAAAGACGATCAATGTCCAGAAGTTGCTGGTCCAGTTGAAAACAACGGTTGTCCTTGGCCAGATACAGACGGTGACGGTGTAATCGATAAAGATGATGCTTGTCCTACAGTAGCAGGTCCTGCTGAAAACAACGGTTGTCCTTGGCCAGATACAGACGGTGACGGTATCCTAGATAAAGATGATGCTTGTCCTACTGTTCCAGGTCTTCCAGAATACAACGGATGTCCTAAACCAAAAGACGTAATCGCTAAAGAAGCTACAGGAGCTCTTAAAGATATCTTGTTCAACTTCAACAAAGCTACAATCAGACCTGAATCTAATGGTAAATTAGATCAAGCTGCTACTATCATTAAGCAATCTAACGACGGAACGTTCTTAGTAACAGGTCACACAGATGCTAAAGGTGCTGCTGCTTACAACTTGAAACTTTCAAGAGAAAGAGCTGCTGCTGTAGTTGCTGCTCTTGAAACTAGAGGTGTTAGTGGAACTCAATTGAAATCTACAGGTGTAGGTTCTAGAGATGCTCAAGTTCCTGCAAAAGCTTCTGACGCTGAAAGAATGGTTGACAGAAAAGTAGTTGTAGAAGCTGTAAACGGTGCTGCTTGGGATGCACTTAAGAAATCTGATCTAGAAGTAGTAGAGAAGAAGACTGTAGTGAAAAAAGCTAAAAAAGCTCCAGCTAAGAAAAAAGCTCCAGCTAAAAAGAAAAAATAA
- a CDS encoding YebC/PmpR family DNA-binding transcriptional regulator codes for MGRAFEYRKASKMARWDKMAKTFSKIGKDIALAVKAGGTDPESNPALRRCIQNAKGANMPKDNVERAIKKASGADAENYEEITYEGYGQGGVAFFVECTTNNTTRTVANVRAIFNKFDGNLGKNGELAFIFDRKGIFTIDLAQVKMEWDDFEMEMIDGGAEDVEKDEEEVMITTAFEDFGSLSHKLDELGIEAKSAELQRIPNNTKEVNEEQFKANMKMLERFEDDDDVQNVYHNMEITEELMNSL; via the coding sequence ATGGGAAGAGCATTTGAATATAGAAAAGCTTCTAAAATGGCCAGATGGGATAAAATGGCCAAGACATTCTCTAAAATAGGAAAAGATATTGCACTGGCTGTAAAAGCCGGAGGAACAGACCCGGAATCTAACCCGGCATTGAGAAGATGCATCCAGAATGCAAAAGGGGCAAACATGCCTAAAGACAACGTAGAAAGAGCTATCAAGAAGGCAAGTGGTGCCGATGCTGAAAACTATGAAGAAATCACTTACGAAGGATACGGACAGGGAGGTGTTGCTTTCTTTGTAGAATGTACTACAAACAATACTACAAGAACGGTAGCAAACGTAAGAGCAATTTTTAACAAGTTCGACGGAAACCTTGGGAAAAATGGTGAACTGGCATTTATCTTTGATAGAAAAGGTATTTTTACCATTGATCTGGCTCAGGTTAAAATGGAATGGGATGACTTTGAAATGGAAATGATTGACGGTGGTGCAGAAGATGTGGAAAAAGATGAAGAAGAAGTAATGATTACCACTGCCTTTGAAGATTTCGGTTCTTTATCTCATAAATTAGATGAGCTTGGAATTGAAGCCAAAAGTGCAGAACTTCAGAGAATTCCGAACAATACAAAAGAAGTCAATGAGGAGCAGTTCAAAGCTAATATGAAAATGCTTGAGCGCTTTGAAGATGATGATGATGTTCAGAATGTTTACCATAACATGGAAATCACAGAAGAGCTGATGAACTCTTTATAA
- a CDS encoding UDP-2,3-diacylglucosamine diphosphatase, with translation MKRNVELVVISDVHLGTYGCKAKELLRYLNSIQPKTLVLNGDIIDIWQFKKSYFPKPHLKVIRKILSFATKNTDVYYITGNHDEMFRKFTDFELGKLKVCNKICLNIDQKKTWIFHGDVFDASVQHSKWIAKLGGKGYDLLIIINNVVNWFLEKMGKEKYSFSKKIKNNVKKAVKYIGDFELTASELAIDNHYDYVVCGHIHQPQIREVSNKKGSCTYLNSGDWIENLSALEYHDKEWKIFYYDEHKHLLNDDEAEEIQDMDPSALLKIVTNFS, from the coding sequence ATGAAAAGAAACGTTGAATTAGTTGTTATATCGGATGTTCATTTGGGAACTTATGGATGTAAGGCTAAAGAATTGCTGCGATACCTCAACTCTATACAGCCTAAAACTTTAGTTCTGAATGGGGATATCATTGATATCTGGCAGTTCAAAAAGTCTTACTTCCCTAAACCTCATCTGAAAGTGATCAGAAAGATCCTTTCATTCGCTACCAAAAATACAGATGTCTATTACATCACAGGCAATCATGATGAAATGTTCCGGAAATTCACCGATTTTGAACTCGGAAAGCTTAAAGTCTGTAATAAGATCTGCCTGAATATTGATCAGAAAAAAACCTGGATTTTTCATGGTGATGTTTTCGATGCATCCGTCCAGCATTCCAAATGGATCGCCAAACTTGGCGGAAAAGGATATGATCTCTTAATTATTATCAATAATGTTGTAAATTGGTTCTTAGAGAAAATGGGTAAAGAGAAATATTCATTTTCAAAAAAAATCAAGAACAATGTGAAAAAAGCAGTAAAATATATCGGCGATTTTGAACTTACCGCTTCTGAGCTGGCCATTGACAATCACTACGATTATGTGGTTTGCGGACATATCCATCAGCCGCAGATTCGTGAAGTGAGCAATAAAAAAGGATCATGTACCTATCTGAATTCAGGAGACTGGATTGAAAATCTTTCGGCCCTGGAATATCATGATAAAGAATGGAAGATCTTCTACTATGATGAGCATAAACATTTGCTGAATGATGATGAAGCAGAAGAGATTCAGGATATGGATCCTTCGGCTCTTTTGAAAATAGTAACCAATTTTTCCTGA
- a CDS encoding glycosyltransferase family protein has translation MKVLYAFQGTGNGHVARAQEIIPILKKYASVDTLISGHQSQLKASFDINFQYKGISLLYNKTGGLSYLKTFTENKFLEAARIIKQLDLSGYDLIINDYEPLTGWASKLKKLPMIELSHQASMSFPETPKPSQKDFLGEMILKYYVPSERKIGFHFENYHPQIKKPVIRRKIRDLNPYKQGYYLVYLPSFADENIIKVLKKIPVEWKIFSKYSKVRVKVKNVEVFPIDETEYLKYFEGCDGILCNAGFETPAEALFMDKKLFVIPIHNQYEQECNACALDKMGIPNSKVLNLQEIMEWVASDHHLKVDYPDDIEEILKNEVLIL, from the coding sequence ATGAAGGTCCTTTATGCATTCCAGGGAACTGGAAACGGTCATGTGGCCAGAGCACAGGAAATTATTCCTATTCTGAAAAAATATGCTTCGGTAGATACCCTGATCAGTGGTCATCAATCGCAATTAAAGGCCAGTTTTGATATTAATTTCCAATATAAGGGGATTTCACTTCTTTATAACAAAACAGGTGGTTTATCATACCTTAAAACATTTACTGAAAATAAATTTTTAGAAGCAGCCAGAATCATAAAGCAACTTGATCTTTCCGGATATGATTTAATTATTAATGATTACGAACCATTAACAGGCTGGGCTTCCAAATTAAAGAAGCTTCCTATGATAGAACTCAGCCATCAGGCATCAATGAGCTTTCCTGAAACACCGAAGCCATCACAAAAGGATTTTCTGGGCGAAATGATTTTAAAGTATTATGTTCCCAGTGAAAGAAAAATCGGGTTCCATTTTGAAAACTACCATCCTCAGATCAAAAAACCGGTTATCAGAAGAAAGATCCGGGATCTTAATCCTTACAAACAAGGATATTATCTTGTCTATCTTCCAAGCTTTGCAGATGAGAATATTATTAAGGTTTTAAAGAAAATCCCTGTGGAATGGAAGATCTTTTCAAAATATAGTAAAGTTCGGGTGAAAGTAAAAAATGTTGAAGTATTTCCTATTGACGAAACAGAATACCTGAAATATTTTGAAGGCTGTGATGGCATCTTATGCAATGCAGGTTTTGAAACTCCTGCAGAAGCCCTTTTTATGGATAAAAAATTATTTGTAATCCCTATTCATAATCAATACGAGCAGGAATGTAATGCCTGTGCACTGGATAAAATGGGAATCCCGAACTCCAAGGTTTTAAATCTTCAGGAAATTATGGAGTGGGTAGCTTCCGATCATCATCTGAAAGTAGATTACCCTGATGATATTGAAGAAATACTAAAGAATGAGGTTTTAATTCTTTAA
- a CDS encoding GNAT family N-acetyltransferase has translation MKFENNKSGNGGVLTLNNEIKEVGRLTYTIFPEDHKLIISFVLVHPEFEGRGMGKYLVEEAIRFARENSWKVYPHCSYARSVMMRMNDVEDIFLKN, from the coding sequence ATGAAATTTGAAAACAATAAATCCGGAAACGGCGGCGTCCTTACTTTAAATAATGAAATAAAAGAAGTAGGAAGACTTACATATACCATCTTCCCCGAAGATCATAAACTGATCATTTCCTTTGTATTGGTACATCCTGAATTTGAAGGCAGAGGAATGGGAAAATATTTAGTTGAGGAAGCTATCCGGTTTGCCAGAGAAAATAGCTGGAAGGTTTACCCTCATTGTTCCTATGCAAGATCGGTAATGATGAGAATGAATGATGTGGAAGATATTTTTTTAAAGAATTAA